From the Gymnogyps californianus isolate 813 chromosome 2, ASM1813914v2, whole genome shotgun sequence genome, one window contains:
- the EN2 gene encoding LOW QUALITY PROTEIN: homeobox protein engrailed-2 (The sequence of the model RefSeq protein was modified relative to this genomic sequence to represent the inferred CDS: inserted 1 base in 1 codon): protein MEEGGRSPREEAAEPQESGGDAEPGGGGRRGLLLPPGDPPHPHPHPHRITNFFIDNILRPEFGRRKEAGGPGGEPRRPGAESRRSPAAAPAPGAPLPGGGAGSPGXGEGGPAGLALHGAAKKGGDPAALEAALKARGLSGGDLSVSSDSDSSQASSNAGNQPMLWPAWVYCTRYSDRPSSGPRSRKPKKKNPNKEDKRPRTAFTAEQLQRLKAEFQTNRYLTEQRRQSLAQELGLNESQIKIWFQNKRAKIKKATGSKNSLAVHLMAQGLYNHSTTAKDGKSDSE from the exons ATGGAGGAGGGCGGCCGGAGCCCCCGGGAGGAGGCGGCCGAGCCGCAGGAGTCCGGCGGCGACGCggagcccggcggcggcgggcggcgggggctgctgcttccccccGGTGACCCCCCGCACCCCCACCCGCACCCGCACCGCATCACCAACTTCTTCATCGACAACATCCTGCGGCCCGAGTTCGGGCGGAGGAAGGaggcgggcggccccggcggAGAGCCCCGGCGGCCCGGCGCGGAGagccgccgcagccccgccgcggcgccggCCCCCGGGGCTCCGCTacccggcggcggggcgggctcgccgg cgggggagggcggccccgccgggctgGCCCTGCACGGCGCCGCCAAGAAGGGGGGGGACCCCGCGGCGCTGGAGGCGGCCCTGAAAGCGCGGGGGTTGAGCGGCGGCGACCTGTCGGTGAGCTCGGACTCGGATAGCTCCCAGGCCAGCTCCAACGCCGGGAACCAGCCCATGCTCTGGCCCGCCTGGGTTTACTGCACGCGGTACTCGGACCGGCCCTCCTCAG GTCCCCGCTCCCGCAAACCAAAGAAGAAGAACCCCAACAAGGAGGACAAGCGGCCGCGCACCGCCTTCACCGCCGAGCAGCTGCAGAGACTCAAGGCCGAGTTCCAGACGAACCGGTACCTGACGGAGCAGCGGCGGCAAAGCCTGGCCCAAGAGCTCGGGCTTAATGAGTCCCAGATTAAAATCTGGTTCCAGAATAAACGAGCCAAGATCAAGAAGGCGACGGGCAGCAAGAACTCCCTGGCAGTGCACCTCATGGCCCAGGGGCTCTACAACCACTCCACCACGGCGAAAGACGGCAAGTCGGACAGTGAATAg